The Apium graveolens cultivar Ventura chromosome 10, ASM990537v1, whole genome shotgun sequence nucleotide sequence TCATGGAAGCTCACTCTGTTTGGGATGCAATAGAGCCAAGCGACTCAAAGACTGTATGCGAAGAAAGATTGGACAAGATAGTATTAGCCATGATCTATCAGGGAATCTCAGAGGAGATGCTTCTTTCAATTGCTGACAAGAAGAAAGCAAAGGATGCATGGCAAGCTATAAGAACACTTTGTCAAGGAGCTGATAAAGTACGAAAAGCGAAAGTGCAAAACTTAAGACAGAGTTTGAATCACTCGTAATGAGAGACAATGAGCAGATCGATGAGTTCTGCATGAACCTTACTGGGCTGGTTACTAACATAAGAGCATTGGGAGACAATATTGACGAGTCTTATGTTGTAAAATTTTTTTTGCGTGCAGTACCCAGCAAGTTCTTGCAGATCGTATCCACGATGGAACAGTTTAGCGATATGGAGACGCTAATTGTGGAGGAAGTGGTAGGCTCACTCAAGGCTCATGAGGAGCGAATGAAGGGGTCATCGAATGAAGAGGTCATCTGAGTGCATTGGTAGTCAATTACTGATGACAGATGAAGAATGGTCCAAACGGGAGAAAAATGAAGGCAGGCTCTTGCTGACAAGAGAGGAATGGCTGAAAAGAACAGAACGAAATGGAGGTGATTCATCATCTACCTGGAAGGGACGAGGAGGTCGTGACAAAACCAAAGGTGCTTTAACTGTCTAAGCTATAGTCACTATGTAGCTGAATGCAGACGACCAAAACGAACGAAGGATGTGAGACATGAGGCGAATATGCCGCAGATAGAAGATGAGGAACCGGCTCTATTGCTGGCAAATCATGTCGAAGAAAATAATAGAATGATGCTTTTAAATGAGAAGGCTATAGCACCGAAGTTGAACAAAGAACCAAAGAGAAACTGTGGAAACTCGAACGtatggtacttggacaatggAGCGAGTAATCATATGACGGGGGATAAATTGAAGTTTAAGGAATTAAATGAACAGATTACAGGACAAGTTCATTTTGGAGATGGCTCTACAGTAAAGATCGAGGGAAAGGGCTCGGTTATTCTCAAATGCAAGAACGGAGAAGATAAGCTGCTAAATGaggtatattatattccttctctTTGCAGTAATATAATTAGCATTGGCCAATTATCAGAGGAGGGTAATAGAGTTATAATAAAAGGAAATTTTCTGTGGATATATGACAATCAAGAAAGGCTGCTTATTAAGGTTCAGAGGTCTCAAAACAGGTTGTATAAGTTGCTTGTTGAAACAGGAAAATCCATGTGTTTGATGTCTAAATTAAGTGATGTGTCGTAAATTATGGCATACCCGTATGGGACATGTAAACTTTCAATCACTTGTCTTGATGCATAAAGAAAGAATGGTGAACGGGTTACCAAAAATTACTCTGCCTGATAGTGTATGTGATGGATGTTTAATGTCAAAACAAACTAGAAAACCTTTTCCAGGGCAAGCTACCTACAGTGCAACAAAGGTTCTACAACTTGTACATGGAGATCTCTGTGGTCCCATTCAACCTGAAACAGCTGCTGgaaataaatattttttcttgTTGGTGGATGATTATAGCAGGGCTATGTGGGTATACATGCTCAGAAACAAACATGAGGCACTTGGTGCATTCAAAAATTTCGATCTCAGGTGGAAGATGGTTGTGACAAGAAAATTAAAGTCCTAAGAACAGATAGGGGGGTGAATTCTCGTCCAAAGAGTTTGTAGCATATTACAAATAAGTTGGAATAACAAGGCATTACACAGCCCCCTACACGCCTCAACAAAACGGTGTTGTGGAAAGGAGGAATAGGACTGTAGTACAGATTGGACTTTTAGCGTCGGTCAAAACATCACTAAGGCGTCGGTTAAGTGGCGAAGTAAGTGTGGGAGACGCTATAGGTATGGACCTACAACGTCGGTTAAACGAGCGACACACAAACATTAATTGCGTCGGTTAAGCGACACACGTTATAGGGTCATAAACCGACGCTGTAGATTGACTTATAGCGTCGGTGTTATATATATACCCGACGCTATTTGTTGCCTTGTTAAGCGTCGGTTGGACAAAATGCCGACGCTCATGGTTTAATTAATTTCGTCAGTCATCTCAAATGCCGACGGTTCTCACCTGTTGCGTCGGTTGATTAAAATGTCGATACATCAGATTTTCATAATATACGTCGTGCTATTTAACCGACGCTATTGCTTTTCACCAAATGCATCAGTTGGTAGAAATGCCGACACACTTGCCTCTTATCAGTATGGTCGGTTAGCTAGAATGACGATGCTTTTTGTCAcgaaaaaattaattttttcCTGTTTTCCATtgatattttatatattttttataaaccTATTTTATTATACAATTAATATTAACATCCCAAAAATATAGGAGAACAGAAAATTAAATTCTACAACTTAAAAATTATATTACAATAAATTTAGAAAAATTAATTATACCAATCTTGGAAGAATTGTATATATTGAATTACAAATACCATCCGACTCTTTCTATTTTAGGTCCCTTACAGATAAAATAACATATTTTGTGTTTCCCTAACAAGTACTTCAAAATCTTCGAGTCCCCCTTTTCATTCTGCAAATCGAGATCGCAAAACTACATCTTGTTTTTTGACACAAACATGAGGTGCTTTTAAATGCTTGACCATCCCTTCTCATTTTTCTCTGAAATGttcaaaaaataataaattcaaaatcaTGCAAAATATAACCAACACGAagattatattttttaattaaatgtTCGAAATAACAAGATAAGAAATAGTTTTATACTTCTCCACACATATACTTTACTTGTGTTTTTCTAGATCCACCGGAGCATATGCTATTCTTTTTTTTGGCTTCCATAGACCATTTACTTTTGTACAAGCTTTAACCATATTTTCTACTTCATGCATAAAAGGAAGAAAAAAGACAATATAAAGAGATCATCTATTGATACTTGTGAGTAAAACCCGGAAACAATATCTCTATAAAGAAACATAAGGTCACATCCTTACATTCTCGGAAAACAAAATTAGTTAGTGGCACTTATTTCCCCTCTCAAACAACTAGATCAACTTTTTCCAAGTTTTTATATACTTTGCAAAGAAATGTTATAAAGACGCATGCAAATTTCCTAGAAAAGGCGTAACAAGTGCCTGATATCCCTTGACATAAATGATCATTTAAATGTTCAAGACAGAAAACTGAGAACTATGCGCCTCATTTTTAGATTAAATCAAAACAGCTTATTCTATGATCTTGGAAGCACATGCAATGCATGAACACATGACAACATAAAACTGAGTTCTTTGGGAGTATGAACCTGATCAGCAGTCGTTGAACTTTGAAGCCTCTCGAGGGAAGTATCAGCAAGAGAGCAAGCACGATGATACAAAGAATACGCCTCGGCTCTCTTTCCAGCCAACTGTAAGATTTAGCCAAGTAGAAATACCTGTACCAATTGAAAAGGAAACCATTTATATAGATAAATAGCTACCAGAACTCTTACTAGTTAGAATATACTCATTTTTGAAACATCAACAGTGAATATATTTAGTTAGGTCTTCTCAAATTTTAAAATGCTGGATATCGTTCTACAGTAAATATATAGAAAAACCAATATGTATCTGGAAGACTGAAGTACTGAACCACAACCTATACTGTATCAGGATACAGTTCTTACCCGGTCTAAATGAAGTTAATGATTAATAGTTTCTACTTTTCagattttataatttaattaagtaggACTCCAAGCAAAAAGAGGTCAACTAGTCATGACAAGATGTACTAATATTGTATGTTACTGAAAGATGGGGCTTATAACACTATAGGTTTATCCTTCTGCTAATAGACATAATATTACATAAACTAAACCAACCTTTCTGCTCGGAAAATTGAACTCTTGATTTCACATTCTTAAGTAAATGCCACTTCTTCTGGTTTTCTATCTCTTCCAGAACTAACCAAGTCAGAAAGGTCAGCCGTATCCCGCCATTCAACTCCTGGAACAATTACTCATGAGAAGACAAGGTACTAAAAGTATGTTGAAAGCTCACTAACACGCCAAAAATAATACATGAACTGCACTTTTAATCAAGTATCTTGTCTTCTCATTATAACCAA carries:
- the LOC141690904 gene encoding uncharacterized protein LOC141690904; protein product: MPQIEDEEPALLLANHVEENNRMMLLNEKAIAPKLNKEPKRNCGNSNVWYLDNGASNHMTGDKLKFKELNEQITGQVHFGDGSTVKIEGKGSVILKCKNGEDKLLNEVYYIPSLCSNIISIGQLSEEGNRVIIKGNFLWIYDNQERLLIKVQRSQNRLYKLLVETGKSMCLMSKLSDVS